The Pristis pectinata isolate sPriPec2 chromosome 9, sPriPec2.1.pri, whole genome shotgun sequence genomic interval TTAATGATAGCTCACTTAGGAGGTGgcagtggtggaggaggagggagaggaacgGGCCCACAAAGCGAGACTACCTGTCAAAAGAAGGAAGAAAGGGGCAGGGAGAAGGGTTCTTTCCAGGAGATCCTATCCACAGTTCTCCGACATCCACTTGACCAAGTAATATATCTACAAAAGGAGGTGTTCACGGTGATCTGTACATTATAAGAACATCAGAATATGAGCAGAACCACCTGGCCCTTTGAGTCTATTCCACAATtcagcaggatcatggctgagcttCTACTTTGGTGCCTTTTTCCAGCACcatcccaatatcccttgatttccttaatacgCAGAAATCTTGCTATCTCTGTTCAGAATGAAGACGACAAATGAACCCCCAAATTGAGAATTCCAaactttctcttcatttcagtccaaACTGGCCTACGCCACTGGCCCTTGATCCTCAGGCACATGAATCATTCTCTCTCTGTCTAGCCTGATAGGCCCTATCGGAATTTTATGTTTCATCCTTCTACTCCTCCTTGTCCTTCCAAACTCTAAGGAATATAGTCCCAGTCTACTCAGTATCTCCCCTCACAGCAGACCCATCTTCGCTGGAAGCAGCCTGGCGGATCTTTGCTGCTCTACCCTTGTGACAAGTACATCTTTTTTAGGTAAagacaccaaaactgtacacaatactctaggtgcagtctcaccgaatacaattgcaacaagacttccttacttctaTAATCAAACCATTTTGTAAAGGCTAACTTATCATTTATCCTCCTGATTGCTGGCTGTATCTgcttgttggccttcagtgacttgcatGCAAGTAATACCAAGGTTCCTGTGAATATCAACACTCTCTCACTATTTAAcacatactctgcttttctgttgtgtaccaaagtggatgaactcacattttcccacatgatcTTGACCGGTTACTCAGCTtttccatatccccttgaagtttctttacatcctcctctgtactcacGGTCCCAGCTAGCTTGCTATCATCAGCATACTTAGGAATATAATATTTTATACCCTGAGCtcaatcattgatatggattgtgaatagATGGAGCCCAGGAACCAATCCCGctggtaccccactagtcacagactgccAATCTATGAAGGGTATGTTTACTCctgttctttgctttctgtcaataaTTCATTGTCAATCCATCttagtatattacccccaattcgaTGAGCTCCAATCTTGTTAACCAACCTCCTATGTAGAATCTTATCAATAGCCTTACAGAAGTCCAAAACAGAaaatccactggttctccctatCTATTTTATAgtgcatcctcaaagaactccacagATTGGTCAAACATAATATACGCTTAATAAATCCATGATGACTCTGctcaattctatttttttttcaaggTGCTCTGCTTTAACATCCCTTATTAGTAATGTAATTACATCAGTAATGTTATGCCATAGGTTggtagttccttgttttctctatACCTCCATTCTTAAAtggtggggtcacatttgctaccttcccatCCACAGGAATAATTCTGAAATCTATAGAAATACATACGATAATAATCATTGTCTCTAGTGCCAACTCTTTCAAAACTTTAACATCATagagtccttgggatttatcagccttcAAGCTCACCAGTTTCTCTAGTACTATTTTTTTGACTAATATTTAGTtccttcaattccacattctcagTAGATCTTTGATTATCTAATATATCCAACAGGTTTTATACTTCTTCTATGAAAGCAGATGCAAAGTAATTGTTTtcagcaaacaagatgctggaggatctcagtggctCAGGCCcacatatatggagggaaatggacagtcgatgtttctgtttgagacccttcatctggactgaaagaagggtcttgatctgatgGGCGTGTAACCTGAAAATGcgcttaatgtaggattagtgtaagtgggtggttgatggtcgatggAGACTTGGTCGGTTAAAGGGTCTGTTTCATGCTTTACCTTTCTATGACTAATATTCTATGACTCTTCTTTTGACttaatattatctttaatttctctggtgAGCTGCAGATaaatcatttttccttttttgcaGCCACAGAGCAGGGTCAAAAGTGTTCAGCTTGTAGCAATGAAATTCAACATCACTAAGAACTTCTATGCCACTGACTTGTTTCAAGGGAGTGCTGGGAATACTGGTGACATCTCTCACTACTGCAACAGGAAGCTAAAATAGGCTACACTCAAGGAAAGTTGAATGGAGTGAGCAGCAGGCAATGTGAAAACAGGGATTTTTGAGTAGCCCAGTGTTTTTAGAATCATCAATGGTTTTGAAGCTCTCATATCAAATCTCAAGTTGTACAGGGTTATCAATTCTCCAACATCCAGTTAAGCAGAAAAATACAAATGGTGAATTGCTAATACATGGTGAAGGGACAGCATTGCAACAGCGTGCTATGGCTGCTTTTTAGTTGCCACATCAGACAAAAATGGGGATTCTGTTCAACATCTGAGCCTGGAAATTGGACCCAATAGTAACCTTTACACATGAAAATTGTGTATAAGAGCAATTTAATCCAGGTTAGATTGGCCTAGTGAACATAGACTGGTGAAATTGTGTCCATGGGAAGCTGGTTTAGGATCTTTTGTATACAATTCACATTATTGGACCTGATGTTGCTtgggcatcagatacacaactaATGACATCAGTAGTCAAGCATTCCACCTTTTCTCTCTTGCCAGCATTAAATAGAGTATGTGATTTTGGTTGAACTCTCACAGTACAACTAGAAGTACATTACATTACTGACTAAAGTAGCTTTGGAATTTATTGCTGGCTCACTCACTCTTCCAAAGTCTGCAGAGTGTGCATCAGCTAAAAGGGAGTAGATTTTTCTGTGTTTAGGTGCTGAGGTCCAAGTGGCCATCTCAGTGCTGTCTGCATTGGTGACAATCTAttgttgggggatgggggggggggggttagggggGAATAAAAATCctacagatgctcaaaatctaaaataaaaatatgaagtgttgtAAGTGCTTAGCaaacagtatctgtgaaaagagaggaatagagttaatattCTGGGattatgaccttccatcagaactgtgaaaaattggaaagaaaacaaattttaagttgcagagaaagggggaagaggtggagagaataGAAGGACGGAGACCAGTTGAAATTGAATGGCGGTGCTGGCCAAAAGAAGATGGTGAAGGCTTGGGGAATAACAGGTGTGTCTGAGGGAAGTGTCAGTTAGTAGAGACAAATACAGTCTTAAATACCATAAGGGAAGAGGAAAAATTCTGAATACTGGAAATGGAAATACAACACTCAAATGTTTGAATGTTGAATATTGTCCCGGATGCTGTATTGTACCAAGTTAGAAAATGTAGTGCTGTTCATCAACACTTCATTTTGAGCTTTATTGAAACCATGTGAAAAGCCAAAGACAGACTGCTCAGATCAgaattgggatggagaattaaactgataggcaactggaagctcagtgttACCATTGCAGACtgaccagaggtgttctgcaaaatgatcacccagtctgcatcTCGTTTCTCCACTGCAGAAGAAACCATCCTGTGAGCACCAAATTGGTAGAAGTGCGAGTGATTTGCTGCTTTACTCTGAAGAAATTTTTGGATGCTaagatgaagggaatggaagaggTAAAAGGCCTGGGGCTGCATCACCTGTGATTGCTGGGAAAGGTGCTGGGAATGGGAATTGGTGTAGATAGCAGACCATCATGGGGGGATTGCTGAACGGGGATTGTTGGGGAAGGTAATGCCTTCCTGTTGGAGATGTTGGAAAATCCAGAGAATGATTTGTTGAATGtagaggttggtggggtggaaggtgagggagaAATGAACCATATCTTTGCTCTGGGTGGGAGCAAATGGGATCAGAAATGCAGGTAATGGAACAGGCACAGATGAAAGTCCTGTCAacaatggtgggggtggggggggggaggtgggatgaCTATGTTGGAGGAAAAAGGAGGACACTTCAGAAACACTGTTGTGGAGGGTGTAGTTGACGAGACAGATGCAACAAAGTGGGAGAAACAGGGATAATGGAATGGAGtcttcaggaagcagggtaggGAAAAGTGTAGATAAGCTGGATGTCGGAATCCATGGGCTTGTATTGGCAGGgaagtcaagaaagggaagggaatagTTAGAGATGGGCCAAGTAATCATGAGAGCAGGGTAGAAGTGGACAGCAAAGGTGAATTCTCTTAAAGAACTCTAAAGCTTTGTTACTGGATGACAATGACTGGCTGTTATAGGGTATGTCAGGGCCTtggaaactgcagagaatgaTCTATTTAatgtgatctttcaaaaataagcTTATCGGTGAGGAGGCTAATCATAGACTCTTCAGAGATATTACATCCTATTAGTGAACAATGGGCTGGACCCTCATTCACCTGGCTTCACCTTGTGCAGGATCCCTATTGAGAAGCATGTGAGTAGCAACCAGGCCTAAGGTAGCAGAAACACATACTCACCCACTGACATGTGCACTGGAGCTCTGGAGCATTCTATATAAAATTAGTGTGATCCAACCCAATGTATTCACAGGCACAGGGTTTCCAAGCTGCCTTTATAGAGGGAAATGGTATATTCCACTACATTCTCTTGTCATAAATACTTTGTGAATGCCATATTTCCCAATTTGCTGCTCTCCACAGGATCAGAGAAGGCACCCAGGCACTGTATACACCCAGAGATGAGTTCGTATACTTTGATTTTGGATCATTTGATTACTAGGCAAACTTCTACTTGGCAAGCCACTCACAGAAACTTGCTGACTTGACACACCTGCTGAGCGTCGATACAGTGAGAGCCATGCATGTGCCATTGGTCTTCTGAAAATAAGATTTCAATGACTGCATCAGTCTAGTTGTGCTTGCAGTCTCTGCCCAGCAGGTGCAGGACTTTACCACAGTGTGCTTCAGGCTGAATGACCTAGCAGTCCAAAGAGAGTAGCCAGTATCAGAGGAAAAGATCCAGTGGAGCACAAGTCCTGCCTGCCATAAATGACAAACGTCAAGCATTCCTTGGCCACCCTACACACCCATTAACTTCACCATCCGGGAGGTTGTGGAAAACAGAGGTATGGTGATATCACCAGTTAAGAGTCTGCCTCCaagtcacatgccatcctgaatcagaaatatttgttttccatttcgaTTGTCTCTGGGTCAAAGTAAGAAGAGAAGGAAAAGGAACAGGATTAAGATGTATGGCTCTTGTGGATTAAGTGGCTGATTGAGATGCTGTCCTTGGCACTGAACTTTCACCACAGGAAATAATCCTCACATCATCAGCTGTTATCAAGCCCCCACAGTGTCTTACTTGTTTCCATGAGATCACCATTTATTCTTCTCTATTCTACTGAGTAAAGGCCCATTCTGTGATATTTTTCTTTGTATAACAAATCcatcagtgaaccttctctgcactacaATTTATCCCTCCTTAAATACGGAGACTACAGCCATGTGTAGAAGTCCACGTACTATGTCACCAAAGCTCTGCACAGTTGTATTAAGATTTCCCTTACAATTGTATTATGTCactctttcaataaaggccaatgtatcaTTTGCCTTCATAACTACCCAACGTACAACATGATAACATTCTGTACTTCCTCCACTTAGGTCCCACCGAACACCTGCGTCTAATACTCTCACACtattaaataatattctgcctttctattctttctaGTGAAATGAGCATTATGATCCATCTCCCAACTGTTTGTCCAGTCACTTAACCTGTCTGGTTCTACTTTCATGCATGCACTGTGTATCCTCATTACAAATTTTTCCCAACTATACTTGTATATCTATCAAAATGCAGGAACTTACCACTTAAtaacactttgggaggtcattcACCATGAGAAATACAATGGCAAAGAATATGGTTCCCtaccaccttgtcaagggcaattaagaataaTGATTAAAGGCTGGCCTTGCCACCCACAGTGTGTGAATAAAACTGAaggaatatttttcattttgttacaCTATCCATTTCTCTTACCTCTGCTGCTGATTTTCTTATTGCCGGCACCATACCAAATTCATATTCCAAAACACTTCTGTCATCCAACTATACAAAACTAATGGAAAAATCAATTAATCATCCATGTACATCCCTTGAATGCCAATCAATCCTGAGTCTTTGCCTGTACTACTGTTTCCCAAGAGGCTGCAAATAATCCTGGAGTACAACCTTGAGCAGCTTTGGGCCTGGAAGCTTCAACTTCGGACTGTAATTTCTTGCCGTGAGCTTCTGAGGTCGACCTGGCTGATAGGTGAAGGTAAAGGTCCTGGTAGAGTGGCAGTTGTGGGATCTTGAATGCTGTCATCCTGATAGGGCACAAAGAATAGTTCCCCACAGAGCCACTGCCATTCTCCCAGGGTTTTGCCTCAACAGTTCTAGTCATCTATTGGAGGCCAGATTGCTGGAGCAGTGTAGCATCATCTAAGTCCCTTTAATAAGCATTGTGAGCTGTGGTGACAGCAGTGTCACCTTGTGTGCAGACACCTGAACTTCCACTGCAAAAGTTGGATGGTTCTGTGTGTGTTCAATGGAAGATCAGTAATGCAAGTGTTGAACTGAAACTGGCCACCACTTGCACGCTGGAATTAAAAACTAAGCCAAAGCTACATGAAAGGTTAAAGCTGGACTCCCCATTGAGCCTTCACATTTCATGCATGCCTTCAGGCTGGCTTGCCATTGCAGCAACTGCTTCATTTTGCATACACTCAGCCTTCTTCTGTCGGCTGCTGTGTTGAAGCTGTCATTCAAGTTCAGCAACAAATGAGTGAGCGGCCTCATCCTCTGGAAATCTGGCACTTGGGCTCCATCCTTTCTCCTTGCCTTAGCAGTAGGCTACtcttatgtggcgactcaccatctacAGATCCCATCTCTAAGCTAACATTCTACTGTACATAAAGTGTCACCATCTATGATGGTGGCTGTTAGTATCACTTCATTACTCCTATGTTGCTCAGTCAAAACTGCCTGGCCAAATGGAAGTTCTTGGCTATCTGAAAGAAAGGCACAAATATAGGATTATGGACAGAAAAGAGAGAAGCAAGTATGCTGTGCATGCCTACATCATTTGCAGCTCAGAAGAAATTGTACCGAGGAATGTGGGGGCTCAGAAAATACAGATTAGCAAAGAGCAATACGGCTTCTTAATTGGTCAAGAATCTGTGGTGTTCACTCCAATAATGGCCTCTCAGCAAGTCAGCCTCAGAATTATCCACAGCTATTTTGGTGTTGCTGGTAGCAATTATGTGCAAGGTAGGGAAAGTACATTTATCAGACTTGCAAAGTGTCTGGGTTATTTACCGTCAAATGTATCTAGCTGGGAATTTGTGAATGATGTGGGGTATTGTTTTGAGGCTTGGAATACTGCGACAGCAGGTGAAGATAACTTTATTGACCTTATACGAGGTCAATAAACTTCTTATTGGCACCATACCCATATccttaagactttattccttgcattcACCCAGACTGCTTTTTGCTCTCACTGTTGCTTGACCATGAATCTTCAAGGATCTTCTTGGTTTTCATTCCCCCTGTTAAGTCCAACAAGACCTCCAGAAGCAAATCAAAAGATCAATCATACATAAAGAGCCACAGATTCTATCAAGTTCCAGAGGTGGGTGGAATGAGTTCCACCACTTTCTCCTGCCAATATCACCTTCTCTTTGAGAGCTGCAGGTACTGTTTTTATCACAATAAGCTGCACGTACTTGGTGCTAGCTATATGTGAAATTGGATCCCACAGGTGCGTACTAAGTCAAAAAACAGCGAAGCTACCACTGTTTTTCAATAAATTTTGTGTGGGCCTCACACTAGGTTAAAAAGTCATGGATTTCCAACAAAATCCAACAtccaaagatttctttattcgtctaTCCTGTGAAATTCTTAAAGGCGTTTTAAGATTGATCTTCTGCAAGGAAAATAAAGtcttttccatttatttatttgcatAGGATAGGAGCAATCCTTGGAGCAACACTAAATATAGCTGAAAAGTATCATAATTCATTTGTCTTTTTTACTTCTATAATTTTTGTATCAGTAGAACATCAACTTGTTGCACATTGATTTTGACTGAAAATGGTCAAGAGGGCCACAAATATAGACTGGCCGTGCACTGCAAGCCAATAGATAATGATAGTGGCAGTACAGGATCTACAACTTTTACTTCAGCACAGCAAAATGATTATATCCTATCATCAGGGAAATTGCCCAGTGTATGCATCAAATTTCATatacatttaaaaggaaattcaCTGGGTGTGGTAATGAGAATTTCCAATCTCAACCCTTGCAAATCAATCCTGAGATGGTTACGCATGCTGATTAAAAATGTCACCTCAAGCACAACAAAAATGCAATCTATGTTCTCTTGCTTTatggaatttttattccatacatATACATGCATAGTAACAACATTGTTGAGAAATAATTTCTATCAGAAGTAGAACAATATTCGTTTTATCACCAGTTGCAGTATTGGTACTCTATTATTCAGATTTCATTGTCCCAAAATGACTTTTGCAACAGCAACTGCAACTACTAATTATATTTTCAATAAAATACAGCAGAAGGGTTTCAACCACTGTTCAATACTGCTTCCAGTAATGTTGTTCATATTAAATTTTGCATTTTACAGCAAATGTTTCAAAAGTGAGACAAAAGCGTCAGCAAAGGAAAGTACAGTACAGATACAAGAATGTTAACAACTTCAATAAAACATACATACCTCAGTTTAAGAAAGTGGATAGGAACAAACTGCTACATATTTTTCATCTTAAGCAAAGCCTACTGATTACTGTATATGCTGATATATAAGCTGCAATTTAGGACTGAAAATGTTAtattaaatatgaaatgaaatttgtaTGCCTCTTTAGTAGTTTTGAAGTCCTTCACATGTTCTGATGtttgcagtctcaaaataaagcaaCTTATATTCTGGCACGTACAGGAAAATTGCAACAAATACAGGGATATTCGAATACACAAGTGCTTTACCTCACCAGTTAACCTACAAATGCTGTCTCTATGTATGTGACTCAGACTCTCTCTACAGTGCACAAGAATAACTATACAATGTTAAAAACAATTTTAGTATaaactttaaataaaattgaaatttaacTACAGCTATGAATACTGcttggaaaataaattaattctgGTGAAAAATAGTACTGGCATTTCACATTAATATCAAGACTTATGAACTGCTTTATGAAATGACAGACTAGCCTCAAGCTATTGAACTACACAGCCATCCCTTGATTGTCCTGGTGTAACTGTTCTGATGTAAATcaagcagcattttttttaaaattcttttcacaTTTTTATACAAACTGTGCATGACCAACACTATACTACAAACAGGAGCAGTGCATGACAGCAACTTTCATTTGACATGCTCTGCAGCATGTGATGAGCAGTAGAACTTCTTGTGGGTTATAAAGTTAGACAAGTTATTAAATTGAATGTCACAGAGACGACAGTATTTCCCGCTATTTGTGGGCTGGACAGAACCACCAATGCTTTTTGGAGTGTGAACTAATTGCTCTTCTAACAAAGCTTTAGCTGTGGGTGATGGGTTTTCATTTGGAATGACAGGACACTCAGATACCCAAGAAGGAGATTCATGGCCATCTGCTTGCTGGGAACTCTGGGATAAGTTATCCTGATGTGGGTTGCTTGAGAAAGATCTTTCATCTTGTTTTGTTCCCCCATTGACTGTCGTCATTCCCCTGCTCTTAGGTATCAACGGAACAGGTTCCTTCTTCTGAGAGGAACATCCATTGGAAACGGGCTGGTCTTCAGGAGGATCACTTCTATCGCGTGTGGATTGCACCAGCTCATCTATTTCACTTCGTATGAAAACAGCTCCTGAGATGTAGTCAGTCGGCTTAATCCCATAATATGGAGATAGTTGCTCAGTccctgtcattttttttattgctccagGATAAAGGCAATGTGGATAAACCACATTCTTGTTTTCTTCTTTAGCAGAAGTGAGCTGAGCTGCCTCACTGAAAGTTTTCAGCCCATAGAGGGGTCCTAACTGTGTgggaaatatatttccattggGGGAGACCAGTTtagaattttcatttttctcacatttcactgtatttctttCATTGCTGACTTCAGGGCTGACAGTTTCAGTTTTCACTAAAGCACTTTCTTTTTGCAGCTCATGAAATTTTGATTGCTCTAAATGGCCCGCTTCTGCACGGGGGACACCCGTACCTGGGCAAAAATTTTGCTTGTGTGCAAGGTAACTCTCTACTTTGTTAAAACTAATCTTGCACACAGTACATTCGTGATAGTCCAAAAGTCTCTTAGGAGAACAGCTTGCTTTCTCAGTTTGAGGTGAACACTTTTTGCTTAAATCCATAGGAAGATCTAGGTCCATACTGGCAACAACTGACTGTGACGCACTACACTTGGCAGAAGTAAGGTTTCTAGCTCCTGAGACAGAGGACTCCATTTGCTTTCCAAGAAACATTTCACACCTCCGGTGGGAGTTTTCACCTAGATTCTCCAGTGATTCCTGAGAAGATGTTCCAGGGCTACCCATGGCTGATACGCTAAAGAAAGCTTGTTGGACCAGCTGTGATCTTTGCTCCTGTTCTGGGAGTGACATCTCGTACATCTTCCGCCGCTTGCGACTACGTATGGTCCTTTGCATTGCTGGTACTTTATTCGCTGCCATTCGCTTCATTGGTGGATCATGTCGTGAGGCGCAGTAGTACTGCTTGTGCACAGCATATGTTTCATGCCTGCTGAAAGTTATATTGCAGGCTTCACAAGTAGTCTTATTTGGATCATTAGCTGTTTCCAATATGGGAGTGCTGGGACTCTTCACATCCTTTGATTTTCCATCGTGTTGTTCATCATTGCTGCTGGTGGATGGCTCTTTCTTCAACTGCATGGAATGATCTTTGTCTGAACTTTTTCCATCAGGCCCTGCTACATCTAGGACTACAGAGGAGTTGACGCTGGTTGACTGAAGAAGTGGATTTTCAGGATTGGGTGGGTTACAAAGGGCGCTATGAATGCTAATGGGGCTGGGTCCACTGCTGGGACTTATTGTCTCTGGCATCTTCTCATTAGTATTGGCAAAGTCTGGGGACTTGACTACATGTTGCCATCGTGTACTACAGTAGTGTTTCT includes:
- the zfpm2a gene encoding zinc finger protein ZFPM2a isoform X4, coding for MSRRKQRNPRQIKRPLEDTVEDDEEECLSEENDAINGGDYTQEENFSAEYGSEHLSCEETEYYCDKDELEIFQKNGVRKIRSRQQIPGGTTWGPFDGSIGVTDSSSSKTKTAVPIVVHAGPKWLMDVTWRGTDDNNNNCVVYSKGGQLWCTMTKMLLEGEELVAFAVEFDSRLQAVSQMAITEGMYPARLLDTIQLLPQQAAMASILPTAIVNKDIFPCKSCGIWYRSERNLQAHLMYYCSGRQREASSLPEEKEAGPLQQPCVCSYPQCNKSFPSARALEIHMNSHSGLKFEDCLSAGASLKCTICEYMADNVLSFQHHVLTHLTPAAFKCNHCHFGFQSHRKLLQHQELHHSQSRKLQREGENEHSLFDNEDTFQSIAADAASRQEVPPSPGVSQNKEMCSDTEGEKIEKNVQLGVTHQKNEAQPAGNRQNFPFARIKSEPSSPRLASSPIQPNIGSTVPMGPFLSQFALSQDISMVPQASEILAKMSELVHRRLRQGGSNYPPVIYSPLVPKGAICFECNITFNNLDNYLIHKKHYCSTRWQHVVKSPDFANTNEKMPETISPSSGPSPISIHSALCNPPNPENPLLQSTSVNSSVVLDVAGPDGKSSDKDHSMQLKKEPSTSSNDEQHDGKSKDVKSPSTPILETANDPNKTTCEACNITFSRHETYAVHKQYYCASRHDPPMKRMAANKVPAMQRTIRSRKRRKMYEMSLPEQEQRSQLVQQAFFSVSAMGSPGTSSQESLENLGENSHRRCEMFLGKQMESSVSGARNLTSAKCSASQSVVASMDLDLPMDLSKKCSPQTEKASCSPKRLLDYHECTVCKISFNKVESYLAHKQNFCPGTGVPRAEAGHLEQSKFHELQKESALVKTETVSPEVSNERNTVKCEKNENSKLVSPNGNIFPTQLGPLYGLKTFSEAAQLTSAKEENKNVVYPHCLYPGAIKKMTGTEQLSPYYGIKPTDYISGAVFIRSEIDELVQSTRDRSDPPEDQPVSNGCSSQKKEPVPLIPKSRGMTTVNGGTKQDERSFSSNPHQDNLSQSSQQADGHESPSWVSECPVIPNENPSPTAKALLEEQLVHTPKSIGGSVQPTNSGKYCRLCDIQFNNLSNFITHKKFYCSSHAAEHVK
- the zfpm2a gene encoding zinc finger protein ZFPM2a isoform X5, whose amino-acid sequence is MMRKNVCLKKMMQLMEETTHRKKTSQRSMGQNISAVKKQNITVIKVMKMAVRKQQNQMEKSQASLIWSWKTGMDQKTKTAVPIVVHAGPKWLMDVTWRGTDDNNNNCVVYSKGGQLWCTMTKMLLEGEELVAFAVEFDSRLQAVSQMAITEGMYPARLLDTIQLLPQQAAMASILPTAIVNKDIFPCKSCGIWYRSERNLQAHLMYYCSGRQREASSLPEEKEAGPLQQPCVCSYPQCNKSFPSARALEIHMNSHSGLKFEDCLSAGASLKCTICEYMADNVLSFQHHVLTHLTPAAFKCNHCHFGFQSHRKLLQHQELHHSQSRKLQREGENEHSLFDNEDTFQSIAADAASRQEVPPSPGVSQNKEMCSDTEGEKIEKNVQLGVTHQKNEAQPAGNRQNFPFARIKSEPSSPRLASSPIQPNIGSTVPMGPFLSQFALSQDISMVPQASEILAKMSELVHRRLRQGGSNYPPVIYSPLVPKGAICFECNITFNNLDNYLIHKKHYCSTRWQHVVKSPDFANTNEKMPETISPSSGPSPISIHSALCNPPNPENPLLQSTSVNSSVVLDVAGPDGKSSDKDHSMQLKKEPSTSSNDEQHDGKSKDVKSPSTPILETANDPNKTTCEACNITFSRHETYAVHKQYYCASRHDPPMKRMAANKVPAMQRTIRSRKRRKMYEMSLPEQEQRSQLVQQAFFSVSAMGSPGTSSQESLENLGENSHRRCEMFLGKQMESSVSGARNLTSAKCSASQSVVASMDLDLPMDLSKKCSPQTEKASCSPKRLLDYHECTVCKISFNKVESYLAHKQNFCPGTGVPRAEAGHLEQSKFHELQKESALVKTETVSPEVSNERNTVKCEKNENSKLVSPNGNIFPTQLGPLYGLKTFSEAAQLTSAKEENKNVVYPHCLYPGAIKKMTGTEQLSPYYGIKPTDYISGAVFIRSEIDELVQSTRDRSDPPEDQPVSNGCSSQKKEPVPLIPKSRGMTTVNGGTKQDERSFSSNPHQDNLSQSSQQADGHESPSWVSECPVIPNENPSPTAKALLEEQLVHTPKSIGGSVQPTNSGKYCRLCDIQFNNLSNFITHKKFYCSSHAAEHVK
- the zfpm2a gene encoding zinc finger protein ZFPM2a isoform X2 — protein: MSLQQQQRPLEDTVEDDEEECLSEENDAINGGDYTQEENFSAEYGSEHLSCEETEYYCDKGKGRMQPPPVRADRRGALSGYETDQSGGEGPLPHGQPSSMPQCQQSKLRICLVMKMAVRKQQNQMEKSQASLIWSWKTGMDQKTKTAVPIVVHAGPKWLMDVTWRGTDDNNNNCVVYSKGGQLWCTMTKMLLEGEELVAFAVEFDSRLQAVSQMAITEGMYPARLLDTIQLLPQQAAMASILPTAIVNKDIFPCKSCGIWYRSERNLQAHLMYYCSGRQREASSLPEEKEAGPLQQPCVCSYPQCNKSFPSARALEIHMNSHSGLKFEDCLSAGASLKCTICEYMADNVLSFQHHVLTHLTPAAFKCNHCHFGFQSHRKLLQHQELHHSQSRKLQREGENEHSLFDNEDTFQSIAADAASRQEVPPSPGVSQNKEMCSDTEGEKIEKNVQLGVTHQKNEAQPAGNRQNFPFARIKSEPSSPRLASSPIQPNIGSTVPMGPFLSQFALSQDISMVPQASEILAKMSELVHRRLRQGGSNYPPVIYSPLVPKGAICFECNITFNNLDNYLIHKKHYCSTRWQHVVKSPDFANTNEKMPETISPSSGPSPISIHSALCNPPNPENPLLQSTSVNSSVVLDVAGPDGKSSDKDHSMQLKKEPSTSSNDEQHDGKSKDVKSPSTPILETANDPNKTTCEACNITFSRHETYAVHKQYYCASRHDPPMKRMAANKVPAMQRTIRSRKRRKMYEMSLPEQEQRSQLVQQAFFSVSAMGSPGTSSQESLENLGENSHRRCEMFLGKQMESSVSGARNLTSAKCSASQSVVASMDLDLPMDLSKKCSPQTEKASCSPKRLLDYHECTVCKISFNKVESYLAHKQNFCPGTGVPRAEAGHLEQSKFHELQKESALVKTETVSPEVSNERNTVKCEKNENSKLVSPNGNIFPTQLGPLYGLKTFSEAAQLTSAKEENKNVVYPHCLYPGAIKKMTGTEQLSPYYGIKPTDYISGAVFIRSEIDELVQSTRDRSDPPEDQPVSNGCSSQKKEPVPLIPKSRGMTTVNGGTKQDERSFSSNPHQDNLSQSSQQADGHESPSWVSECPVIPNENPSPTAKALLEEQLVHTPKSIGGSVQPTNSGKYCRLCDIQFNNLSNFITHKKFYCSSHAAEHVK